The sequence below is a genomic window from Haemophilus pittmaniae.
TACAGCGTGGACTACCAGGGTATCTAATCCTGTTTGCTCCCCACGCTTTCGCACATGAGCGTCAGTACATTCCCAAGGGGCTGCCTTCGCCTTCGGTATTCCTCCACATCTCTACGCATTTCACCGCTACACGTGGAATTCTACCCCTCCCTAAAGTACTCTAGACTCCCAGTCTGAAATGCAATTCCCAGGTTAAGCCCGGGGCTTTCACACCTCACTTAAAAGTCCGCCTGCGTGCCCTTTACGCCCAGTTATTCCGATTAACGCTCGCACCCTCCGTATTACCGCGGCTGCTGGCACGGAGTTAGCCGGTGCTTCTTCTGTAGTTAACGTCAATCATCTAGTCTATTAAACTAAATGCCTTCCTCGCTACCGAAAGAACTTTACAACCCGAAGGCCTTCTTCATTCACGCGGCATGGCTGCGTCAGGGTTGCCCCCATTGCGCAATATTCCCCACTGCTGCCTCCCGTAGGAGTCCGGGCCGTGTCTCAGTCCCGGTGTGGCTGGTCATCCTCTCAGACCAGCTAGAGATCGTCGGCTTGGTGAGCCATTACCTCACCAACTACCTAATCCCACTTGGGCTCATCCTATGGCATGTGGCCTTACGGTCCCACACTTTCATCTTCCGATACTACGCGGTATTAGCTACAGTTTCCCGTAGTTATCCCCCTCCATAAGCCAGATACCCAAGCATTACTCACCCGTCCGCCACTCGTCAGCAAAGAAAGCAAGCTTTCTTCCTGTTACCGTTCGACTTGCATGTGTTAAGCCTGCCGCCAGCGTTCAATCTGAGCCATGATCAAACTCTTCAATTCAAGTTCAATCGCTCAATAAACTGCTTAGCTAAAGTCACTTTACATTAAGTAAATGAATTTCTAGTTTAAGCACCTATTAAGACTTCAAAATTAAAAAATATTTTTAAATCAAGTCAATCAACAAGTGCCCACACAGATTGTCTGATACATTGTTAAAGAGCAAAAAATAACGACGCACTTCTTGATGTTTCACAACAGTGCGTCGTTGTGTGGGGCGCATTATAGGGATTTCAGAATCCTTTGCAAGATCTTTTTGTAAAAAAATGTAAATTTTTTATTGATTGAAGAAATTTTCATCAAATCGTCTAAAAAACACAAATTTTATGGTGTTTTATTCTACGGATTCAGACTTTCTGCAAATGCCTTTACTTTTTCCCAGTTGGTATATTCAATTTCTTTAGTCGCATCAGTTTCGCCACCTGTAATTTTCATAATCAATTGGATCATGACACGATCAAACCATTTATAACGAGGATAACATAGTGCGCCAGCAAAGATCGCAATTTTACTTGGCTGCCAGCTAATACGTTGCAAAAATTTCCGAATGTATGGGTTAGTTTCCGGATTATCTTTGCCGGGTTTACGGGCTGTAAGATTGACACCGAAAAAAATCGCTTTTCTATCATTTAAAAGAGAACTATTTTTTTCCACAAAACGGTATAGCAACCGATTGAAGTGCCCATAACGAATTGCTGCACCAATGATAACTCGCTCAAAGGGACGAATATCAAAATCTTCCCGCAATGGCTCAATCACAACCTCATCATCAATAAATGATTGAATAAACTCAGCAATTTTTTTTGTTTGCCCATCATGGCTTAAATATAAAATTAAGGTTTTCATTATGCTTTCCAAAATGCTGGCGTAAAGAGCGCCAACAACGTAAAAATTTCCAGACGCCCACAAACCATGGCAAAAGTTAATACCCACTTGGCGCTATCGGGAATCGCAGTCATATTACTACTCACTGAACCCAATCCCGGGCCTAAATTATTAATGCAGGCTAGCACTGCATTAAATGCGTTAAATGGCTCTACTCCACAGGCAATGACAGCTAATAAACACAAAGTAAAAACTAATAAATATGCTGAAAAGAACGCCCAAATACTACCAATCACCCGTTCATCCAACACGTTTTTCCCCCATTTGATCGGATAAACTAAATTCGGATGTACAAATCGTTTTAATTCCCGTAGCCCTTGTAAATACAACACCAGCACCCGTGCCACCCGCAAACCGCCGCCTACTGAGCCAGCGCAACCACCAATAAACGCAGCAATAATTAACAACATTGGAACAAAAGAAGGCCAGGCAGAAAAATCGGAAGTGGTATATCCGGTAGTCGTTGAAATTGATACCGCCTGAAACGCTACCTGTTCAAAATCTTTCCACGACGATGTGAAATAGTTATGTCCAATCATAACTAAGCTACAAACCGTCACAATAATAATTTGAATACTGACGAAAAAACGAAACTCGGGATCCCGGCTATAAATTCGCCAGATATTCTCACGCCCAAAGGTAGAAAAAGCTCTAAAGTGCAACGCAAAATTACAGGCAGAAATCAAAATAAAACCTATCGTAATCCAGTTAATCGCCGAACTATGGAAATAGCCTATACTGGCATCATGCGTAGAGAAACCACCAATAGACACCGTCGAAAAACTATGGGTAATCGCATCGAAAGGCGTCATGCCTGCAAACCAATAGGCCGTTGCACAGCTTAATGTTAAGAAGAAATAGATGAACCATAGGGCTTTCGCTGTTTCCGAAATCCTTGGGCGCATTTTTTGATCCTTCATTGGCCCAGACATTTCTGCGCGATAAAGCTGCATTCCACCAATGCCAAGTAATGGAATAATCGCAATAGCCAACACGATAATCCCCATTCCCCCTAACCACTGCAAGAATTGGCGATAAAACAAAATTGCTTTCGGTAGATTATCCAAACCTGTCAACACGGTGGCGCCTGTCGTTGTTAATCCCGAAAAGGCTTCA
It includes:
- the hemG gene encoding menaquinone-dependent protoporphyrinogen IX dehydrogenase, which translates into the protein MKTLILYLSHDGQTKKIAEFIQSFIDDEVVIEPLREDFDIRPFERVIIGAAIRYGHFNRLLYRFVEKNSSLLNDRKAIFFGVNLTARKPGKDNPETNPYIRKFLQRISWQPSKIAIFAGALCYPRYKWFDRVMIQLIMKITGGETDATKEIEYTNWEKVKAFAESLNP
- a CDS encoding TrkH family potassium uptake protein, which encodes MHLLSIIRIIGILIMCFSGTMLVPAFVALIYGDGGGKAFMQAFALSFMVGVLLWWPCHHHKQELRSREGFLIVVAFWFVLGGLATLPLLLFDAPHITLAAAVFEAFSGLTTTGATVLTGLDNLPKAILFYRQFLQWLGGMGIIVLAIAIIPLLGIGGMQLYRAEMSGPMKDQKMRPRISETAKALWFIYFFLTLSCATAYWFAGMTPFDAITHSFSTVSIGGFSTHDASIGYFHSSAINWITIGFILISACNFALHFRAFSTFGRENIWRIYSRDPEFRFFVSIQIIIVTVCSLVMIGHNYFTSSWKDFEQVAFQAVSISTTTGYTTSDFSAWPSFVPMLLIIAAFIGGCAGSVGGGLRVARVLVLYLQGLRELKRFVHPNLVYPIKWGKNVLDERVIGSIWAFFSAYLLVFTLCLLAVIACGVEPFNAFNAVLACINNLGPGLGSVSSNMTAIPDSAKWVLTFAMVCGRLEIFTLLALFTPAFWKA